In Elusimicrobiota bacterium, one DNA window encodes the following:
- a CDS encoding YajQ family cyclic di-GMP-binding protein yields MATDFSFDIVSNVDLQGVDDSVNIAMREIPVRFDLKGTNSSIAFNRTEKTVTLYSGSDFHLKIIKQILWAKLAKRNVDPRSLAPKPIETNVSGEAKEVNNLVCGIEKELAKTIVKDIKNLNLKVQCAIQDEQIRVSGRIKDDLQGVIAFIRSKKYSVPLQAVNLK; encoded by the coding sequence ATGGCTACGGATTTTAGTTTTGATATTGTTTCAAATGTGGATTTACAGGGAGTGGATGATTCAGTCAATATTGCAATGCGCGAAATTCCAGTCAGGTTTGATTTAAAAGGTACTAATTCCAGTATTGCTTTTAACCGCACGGAAAAAACAGTAACCTTATACTCCGGTTCAGATTTTCATCTTAAAATAATTAAACAAATTTTATGGGCCAAATTGGCGAAAAGAAACGTGGATCCCAGGTCCCTGGCGCCAAAACCGATTGAAACCAATGTTAGCGGCGAGGCAAAAGAAGTAAACAATCTTGTTTGCGGGATAGAAAAAGAGCTGGCAAAAACCATAGTAAAAGATATTAAAAACCTTAACCTAAAAGTTCAATGCGCCATTCAGGATGAACAGATAAGGGTTTCCGGCAGAATAAAGGATGACCTTCAGGGAGTCATAGCCTTTATCCGTTCAAAAAAATACTCCGTACCGCTCCAGGCAGTAAACCTCAAGTAA
- a CDS encoding cold-shock protein, with protein MKGKVKWFNSSKGYGFITPEEGADVFVHFSSISGDGYKSLNEGDNVEFEVLNDAKGAKAQNVSKI; from the coding sequence ATGAAAGGTAAAGTTAAATGGTTTAACTCCAGCAAAGGTTACGGCTTCATCACACCGGAAGAAGGTGCGGATGTATTCGTACACTTTTCATCCATTTCGGGCGACGGTTATAAGAGCCTGAATGAAGGTGATAATGTTGAGTTCGAAGTTCTCAACGACGCGAAGGGTGCCAAAGCACAAAACGTATCAAAGATATGA
- a CDS encoding S8 family serine peptidase: MKLNPFPLILISLLVILPQFTSTSEAFQREKFYSRRTKKNIDVVKGEVIVKYKSSAGKTLKANHARRINAVNKGGAEHLGVDVMELPENMSVESAVEYYKSLPEVEYAEPNYARHAFITPDDTLYNSYQWGVQRVDCPSAWDMIKASPSVIVAVVDTGVDYTHSDLAGNVDWANGYNFVSTFTANDHNPMDDNGHGTHVAGIISAMTNNNKGIAGVSWGARILPVKVLDATGSGSTVSISSGISYAVSKGAKIISLSLGGPDLSELEKDEIEAAYKRGCIIIAASGNEAGDSDTTDDYVMYPAAMTHVIAVGAAGKDNKRAPFSNYGPELDLVAPGVEIWSTVPTQLPTLPDGTDNTEGIFHPSGYAWSYGTSMATPFVSGVVALILAKDPALTFDDVYEKLTSSATDILPSGKDNETGYGLLNASGAVGYKVPAVQPTITAISTPNPFNPSQGQRAEVYLSKSLKGSSIKITIYNIAGEKIRTKTENIASHAEWDGRNDDGDIVANGIYLYVIETDLGKTKGKITLIK; this comes from the coding sequence TTGAAACTAAACCCCTTTCCTTTAATTTTAATTTCATTATTAGTAATACTTCCTCAGTTCACCTCAACGTCAGAAGCGTTTCAAAGAGAAAAATTTTATTCCCGGCGAACCAAAAAAAATATCGATGTTGTAAAAGGCGAAGTTATAGTAAAATATAAATCGTCTGCGGGTAAAACACTAAAAGCAAATCATGCCAGGCGGATCAACGCTGTCAACAAGGGCGGAGCGGAGCATTTGGGTGTTGATGTAATGGAATTGCCTGAAAATATGTCTGTTGAATCCGCTGTTGAATACTATAAAAGCCTGCCCGAAGTTGAGTATGCAGAACCAAATTATGCCAGGCATGCATTTATAACTCCTGATGATACGCTTTATAATTCTTATCAATGGGGTGTCCAGAGGGTAGATTGTCCTTCTGCCTGGGACATGATAAAAGCATCCCCGAGCGTTATAGTAGCTGTTGTTGATACCGGCGTTGATTATACGCATTCGGATCTTGCAGGAAATGTTGATTGGGCAAATGGGTATAATTTTGTTTCAACTTTTACCGCCAATGACCATAATCCGATGGACGATAACGGCCATGGAACGCATGTTGCAGGCATAATTTCAGCAATGACCAATAACAATAAAGGTATAGCAGGTGTCAGTTGGGGGGCAAGGATTTTACCGGTGAAGGTTCTTGATGCAACCGGATCAGGTTCAACAGTATCCATTTCGAGCGGCATCTCTTATGCTGTAAGCAAAGGCGCAAAAATAATAAGTTTGAGTCTTGGCGGCCCTGATTTATCAGAATTGGAAAAAGATGAGATTGAAGCTGCATATAAAAGAGGCTGCATTATTATTGCTGCTTCAGGGAATGAAGCCGGTGATAGCGATACAACGGATGATTATGTCATGTATCCGGCGGCCATGACTCATGTTATCGCAGTAGGAGCTGCAGGCAAAGATAATAAAAGAGCGCCTTTTTCCAATTATGGCCCTGAACTTGATTTAGTAGCTCCAGGAGTTGAGATATGGAGTACAGTTCCAACTCAACTGCCAACCCTTCCTGATGGAACTGACAATACTGAAGGTATTTTTCACCCCTCTGGTTATGCCTGGTCATACGGAACATCTATGGCGACTCCTTTTGTTTCCGGTGTAGTTGCGCTTATCCTGGCAAAGGATCCGGCATTAACTTTTGATGATGTGTATGAAAAACTTACCAGTTCAGCAACAGACATTCTTCCTTCCGGAAAAGACAACGAAACCGGATACGGTTTACTTAACGCTTCGGGAGCAGTAGGCTATAAAGTGCCAGCAGTCCAGCCGACTATAACAGCTATAAGCACTCCGAATCCTTTTAACCCGTCGCAAGGACAGAGAGCGGAGGTATATCTTTCAAAGAGCCTCAAAGGCTCGAGTATTAAAATTACAATTTATAATATTGCAGGCGAGAAAATCAGGACTAAAACAGAAAACATAGCTAGCCATGCTGAGTGGGATGGCAGGAATGATGACGGTGATATTGTTGCAAACGGGATATATTTATATGTTATTGAGACAGATCTAGGAAAAACAAAAGGAAAGATCACTCTGATAAAATGA
- a CDS encoding PorV/PorQ family protein, translated as MRKNILLLILFLGTGNFLVFAQGQTPGTTALPFLKIGFSARPQALGGNFVALSDDVSAFEYNPAGLANLKGSQYNFTHMALFDNDVTADVFMSGVGFGNNAIGFSAKVLKVKDYTTAKTDVAGVETIVQTTGLELSDSNFSFLYARNFPVSEYNSSEIKFGFTANSIIEKLDTGQVSALSADLGLLYLSRSTGNRWGVSVANVGSVSGSQVLPMTLRIGTGFTSKEFNTSIDAVQAIDSKVKFGIGLEIPLQKVFILRFGGSYQQSLDFSAGFGFDFKYVKIDYAYTPHADLGTSTRISLLIDFTPKPEHFYFGKQ; from the coding sequence ATGAGAAAGAATATTCTTTTACTGATTCTTTTTTTAGGAACCGGTAATTTCCTTGTCTTTGCCCAAGGGCAGACACCCGGTACGACAGCGCTGCCGTTTTTAAAAATAGGTTTTAGCGCCAGGCCGCAGGCGCTTGGCGGCAACTTCGTTGCCTTGTCGGACGATGTTTCAGCTTTTGAATATAATCCCGCGGGTTTAGCCAACCTGAAAGGTTCCCAGTATAATTTTACTCATATGGCGTTATTTGACAATGATGTAACTGCTGATGTTTTTATGTCAGGTGTGGGTTTTGGCAATAACGCAATAGGATTCAGCGCTAAAGTCCTTAAAGTAAAAGATTATACAACGGCAAAAACAGACGTGGCCGGGGTTGAAACGATTGTTCAAACTACGGGATTAGAATTGAGTGACAGTAATTTTTCTTTTTTGTATGCCCGGAATTTTCCGGTTAGTGAATACAATTCAAGCGAAATAAAATTTGGTTTTACAGCAAACTCAATAATAGAAAAGCTTGATACCGGTCAAGTAAGCGCTCTATCAGCTGATTTAGGATTGCTGTATTTATCAAGGTCCACCGGCAACAGGTGGGGCGTTTCTGTTGCCAATGTTGGTTCTGTTTCCGGGTCCCAGGTTTTGCCTATGACTTTGAGAATTGGCACGGGATTTACTTCAAAGGAGTTTAATACCAGCATAGATGCTGTTCAGGCAATTGATTCTAAGGTAAAATTTGGCATTGGGTTGGAAATACCTCTGCAGAAAGTATTTATATTAAGGTTCGGTGGTTCTTACCAGCAGAGTTTGGATTTTTCTGCTGGTTTTGGGTTTGATTTTAAGTATGTAAAAATTGATTATGCTTATACGCCTCATGCAGATTTAGGTACATCTACCAGGATTTCACTTCTTATTGATTTTACCCCAAAACCAGAACATTTCTACTTTGGTAAACAATAG
- a CDS encoding AAA family ATPase yields the protein MENTGKNLFVTGKAGTGKSTLLQYFRLNTQKKVVVLAPTGVAALNVNGETIHSFFGFKPGITIKKVDKLKRKNSGIYQEIDAIIIDEISMVRADLLDCVNLFLRLKGRDSSRAFGGVQMIFIGDLYQLPPVVKDEEKEMMRMHYESPYFFDAKVFEYFSMEFIELGKIYRQEDENFISLLNSIRNNSISYKQIATLNERLGFEFTKELEKGFAVHLTTTNKMALEINNERLNELGAEVATYQAQVSGDFNDKSYPTDYELKVGRGAQIMMLNNDSSGRWVNGSVGKIVDIRPSNDGMDVILVELANGRTEEVLPHVWEVLHYKLNENTHTIDTETAGTFTQHPMKLAWAITIHKSQGKTFDRVIIDIGTGTFAHGQMYVALSRCVSLEGVSLKKPIKKSHILMDWKIREFMERNSPQN from the coding sequence ATGGAAAATACCGGCAAAAATTTGTTTGTTACAGGCAAAGCCGGTACAGGCAAATCTACGTTATTACAGTATTTCCGGTTAAATACCCAAAAAAAAGTAGTAGTACTTGCCCCAACCGGTGTTGCAGCCCTGAACGTGAACGGGGAAACAATACATTCCTTCTTTGGATTTAAACCCGGGATTACCATAAAAAAAGTCGACAAACTGAAGAGAAAAAACAGCGGGATTTATCAGGAAATTGATGCTATTATTATTGATGAAATTTCCATGGTAAGAGCGGATTTACTGGATTGTGTGAACCTTTTTTTGCGCTTAAAAGGCAGGGATAGCAGCCGGGCTTTCGGCGGTGTGCAGATGATTTTTATCGGGGACCTTTACCAGTTGCCGCCGGTAGTTAAGGATGAAGAAAAAGAAATGATGAGAATGCATTACGAGAGCCCCTATTTTTTTGATGCAAAAGTTTTCGAGTACTTTTCAATGGAATTTATTGAACTTGGAAAAATATACCGCCAGGAAGATGAAAATTTCATAAGCCTGCTTAACTCCATCAGGAACAATTCTATTTCATATAAACAAATCGCTACGCTTAATGAACGCCTGGGTTTTGAATTTACGAAAGAGCTGGAAAAAGGCTTTGCAGTTCACCTTACTACAACCAATAAAATGGCTCTGGAAATAAATAATGAGCGTTTAAACGAATTGGGGGCTGAAGTAGCAACTTACCAGGCGCAAGTTAGCGGGGATTTTAATGACAAATCTTACCCAACCGACTATGAATTGAAAGTAGGAAGGGGAGCGCAGATTATGATGCTGAATAATGATTCTTCAGGCAGATGGGTAAACGGTTCCGTTGGTAAGATTGTAGATATTAGGCCAAGTAATGACGGAATGGATGTTATTTTAGTAGAATTAGCTAACGGCCGCACAGAAGAAGTGTTACCGCATGTCTGGGAAGTGCTCCATTATAAACTCAATGAAAATACGCATACCATTGATACAGAAACTGCCGGTACTTTTACTCAGCACCCTATGAAACTTGCCTGGGCTATTACTATTCATAAAAGCCAGGGCAAAACATTTGATAGGGTCATAATAGACATCGGAACCGGCACGTTTGCCCATGGGCAGATGTATGTTGCGTTAAGCAGGTGTGTTTCTTTGGAAGGGGTTTCGCTTAAAAAACCCATAAAGAAGTCGCATATTTTGATGGATTGGAAGATAAGGGAATTTATGGAAAGGAATTCACCCCAAAACTAA